Sequence from the Candidatus Accumulibacter similis genome:
AGCACGCGCTTCGCCCAGAGCAGGAGCCTCATTGACTCCCGGTCTGCCGGCTGCCGGCGCGCAGCATTGCCAGCACCGGCGCCGTCGCTGGCCGGACGCCACGCCAGAGCTGGAAGGCCTCCGCCGCCTGCTCGACCAGCATTCCTAGGCCGTCTGCCAGGCGCGCCGCCCCGCGACTGCCGGCAAGGCGCAGGAACGGGGTCTCGTCCTCACCGTACATCATGTCGTAGGCGAGGCTGTCGCGAGCGAAGAGCCCGTCCGGCAAGGGCAACGAGGCGCCGGCAAGACTGGCCGACGTGGCATTGATCAGGAGATCGAAGCTCTGCCCGGCGAGTTGCGGGTAAGAACAGGCGCTGACCGCACCGGCGCCCGGCATCCGTGCCGCCAGCTCATGCGCACTGGCTTGGGTCCGGTTGGCGATCACCAGCCGGCGCGGTCCGGCCTCGAGCAGAGGGCCGAGAACGCCGCGCGCGGCGCCACCGGCACCGAGCAGCAGGACACGCATGCCGACGATCGGGCAACCCAGATTCTGTGTCAAATCGCGCAGCAGACCGGCGCCGTCGGTATTGTCACCGAGCCACGCCGGCCCGTCGAAGAACAGCGTGTTGACCGCCCCCGCGAGCCCGGCCCGCGGCGTCAGTCGCGTTGCCAGCCGACAGGCCTCCTGTTTGAACGGCAGCGTGACGTTGGCACCGCAACCACCGCCGGCGACGAAGGCACGAACGCTGCCGGCAAAGCCATGCAGCGGGACGAGGATCGCCTCGTAAGCGAGATCCTGGTTGCATGCCGCCGCGAACGCGGCGTGAATGGCTGGCGACTTGCTGTGGCTCACCGGATTGCCGAAGACGGCGTAGCGGTCGCTCATCGCTTGGCGGCCCTGGTTTCCAGGCTATCACGCTGTGTGAAGTTCCAAGTGCGGGTTATCACCAGGGTGTCCGTATCGTGCCGGATGGCCGGCGGGAAGGCGGCGAACGGTGATGCCATGACGACGATCCGGCGGGCCGCATCGTCGAGCACCTTGTGGCCCGACGAACGGTTGATCTCGACTGCATCGACCGAGCCATCGCTCCTGACCGTCACCGTCAGGACGAGGCTGCCGTAGAGCTTGCCGCGCGCCTCGGCCGGGTAGTTGAGGGTCCCGACCCGCTCGACTTTCTGCCGCCACTCCTCGAAGTATTGCGCGAACCGGTACTCCATCGCGCTGCTGCCGAGAAACTGCTTGCGGGGCCGCTTGCTGTATTCATCGAGTTCCTTGGCAATTTCTCCCTCGAGACGGGCCATCGCCAGCGCGCTCTGGGCGAGGTCACGACCACTGAGATTCGGCACGGGATCCGGCTGTGCCTCCTGTGCAGTGGTCGGTGACAGCGAATCCCTGCTCTGTGCCTGCGCCGCCAGCCGCTGCTGATGCGCTTCGAGGGCCTGGATCCGCTTCTGCGAGTGTTCGAGCTCGTCACCATGCTGCTGCCGGGGTGCTGCCGGCATCGGCGTCTTCGCCCGGTGCTCGTGCTCGGTATTGCCACCACTGTCGAGATTCGCCTGCGCCTGCACCGTCGCCTCCTCGGGTGGCCGCGCCGAACGACGATTGACCAGAACGACGTCGAGCGCGCGTTCCCGAACGCTGCGCGACGCGTCGGGAAAGCTGAAATGCAGTGACAACAGGAGACCGTGCAGCAGCAGGGAAAACCCGACCGCCAACGCCAACCGGTGGTTGGCCGACCATCGATCGAACCGATGCAACGATCCCTGCCTCACCTCAATCGACAGCCTCCGGTAACTTTTCGATCACCGCCGCAGGAGTCGTCGGTAACGGCAGGGTCTCGAGGTAGCGGCAGCCGAGCGCCAGGGTCAGGTAGTCCACCGATTCGATCTGCAGCAGGATCCGCTGCCCCGGCTTCAGTTCCGGCGCCGACGGCACGCGCTGTACGAGCGGCAGGTCATCGAGCCGCGCCAGGTTCTCACGGCCGATGGTCGCCGCAATGCGCTCGATTCCCTGCTGCCGCAGCCAGCGCAGGCACCAGTAGCGCTCCATGCCGCGCTGAAACTCGGCGTAGGCCGCATAGGTCAGCTCGAAATCGCGCAGCGCGGCGAACAGTGCATCCGAGCGGGCAGCAAACGGTGGCGTGTCGGCCTTGAGGCAGGCAACCAATTGCCACTGGTTGAGCAGGTCCACGTAGCGTCGCAGGGGCGACGACAGCCAGGCATACTGCTTGACTCCAAGTCCTTCGTGCGCTTGCGGCGCGGTGCTCATGCGCACCTTGCCGCCACCCTGCACACGGTAGATCGCCGCCACCCCACGGCTGGCCAACAGTGCACCCCAAGTGCTGTTGGCAACGATCATCAGTTCGGCAACCAGCTTGTCGAGCGGGCTGCCGCGGCGGCGCGCGGAAATCTCGACGCGACAGCTTTCCGCGTCGTCGAGATCACCCTCGATGCGGAAGTTGAAATCCTTGTTGTCAGGCGTTGCCGATGCTTTGCCGCGCCGACCCTCGCAGGCGTTGGCCAGTTGCCAGAGCGTCAGCAACTCGTCGCGAAAGGGAAATTGCGCCAGCCCGGCAGCCAGCGTCTGCTCGTTGAACAACGGTTCGATGTCGTGATGACGCAGGTTGGCGACGACGGGAACCATTTCCAGCCGTGACTCGTCGCCGACAATCTCGAGTTCCGGCGTCACCGTGAGGTAGAGCGAGACGGCCGGGAGCGCGCGCCCGCTGGCCAGTGTGTAGCGCTCCACCACCGCGTCCGGCAGCATCGTGAACTTGCTGCCGGGCATGTAGACCGTCGATAGCCGGGCGCGCGCAATTTCGTCGAGCGGCGAGCCCCGAGCGATGCCGAGAGCCGGGGCCGCTATGTGGATGCCGACCCGCCAGCCGACGCCGGGCAGCGACTGCAGCGAAAAGGCATCGTCGATCTCGGTCGTCGTCGCGTCGTCGATCGAGAAGGCCTGGACGTCGGCAGGCGGCAGGTCGACCGGCAGCAGCGGCGGCTCGACGGCCGGGAAGGCTGTCCCGCGCGGAAACTGTTCGAGCAGGAAGCGCTGCAGATGATAGTCGTACGGCGAGCGGATGGCGCCACAGCGATGCAGCAGGTGTGCCACGGAGAGGCCTGTCTCGCTGCACGCGGCCTCGAGTGCCTTGGTCTCGCCGCGATTGCGATCCGGCCTGTAGAGCAGTTGCCCGAGCAGCGGCGGGAACTCGGGCGGCAGGTTGAACGAGGTCAGCTGGGCCACCATGCGCTCGATCGTCAGTGCCTGCTGACGCTTCTTCTCGAGACCGGCAAGAGCGGCCTGGAGAATTTCCGGCGGCGCCTTGCGGAAACGCCCGCGGCCCTTGCGGTGGAAATACACCGGTGCTGCGTGCAGCGCCAGGAGCAACGCCGCCGCTTCGACCGCACTGGCAGGGTGACCGAAGTACTCGTCAGCAAAATCGGCGAAATGGAATTCGCTGTCAGTGACGCACTCCCACAAAAAGTCGGCTTCGATGCCGGGCAGCAGCAGTTCCGCCTGCTCGAGCAGCACTCCCGGCGCCGGCTCGTCGTAACGCAGCAGGACGCTGGCAGCCTTGATCTTGCTGCGCTTCCCGGATGCTGTCTCGACCTGCAACGAGCTGTCGTTGTCGGCCAGGATGGTGGCCGCACGAAAAGCGCCGTCTTCTTCGAACAGTACATGCATCGGGGTCATTATAACCGGCAGAATTCAAGGATTTGCGGCAGCAGGCGGGGAAAGCTGAGGAAGCTGTGGTCGCCACCCTCGATGACGATCTGCCGGCTGCCGGCATAGCGTGCGAGGGCCTGGCGGTAGTCAAGAACCTCGTCGCCGGTCTCGACCAGCAGCAGATAGCGCGCCGCCGTGACCTGCGGTGTTTCGAGCAGACGCAGTTGCGTGACGTGCTCGTCGGCAAAGTCGAAGCATTCGCCAGTGTGAAAATTGCTGTGCCTGCCGACCAGCCCAGCGAGAAGCTCCGGCGCCATCACAGCCGGATTGACCAGGACCGCTCGCAGGTCGTGCTTCTCCGCCAGCCAGGCAGCATAGTAACCGCCCAGCGAGCTGCCCACCAGCGTCGTCTCGCCGGCACCGCCAGACAGCGCCGCCTCGGCACTGGCGATTGCGGCCAGCGGGACGGGCGGCAGGACAGGACAGGCGAAACGATCACCCAGGCCACGCGCGGCGAGGAAATCGCCGAGCAGGCGCGCCTTCCACGATGCCGGCGACGAGCAGAATCCGTGCAGGTAGAGAATGCGCGATGCGGCAGCCATCTCAACCAGCCGTCCAGGCGATCATGTCGTAGTGCCAGGTGAGCAGGACGACGATGCCGAAAGCGATCCGGTACCAGGCGAAGATCGAAAAGTCATGCGTGCTGATGTAGCGCAGCAGACCTCGCACCGCCCAGAACGCCGAGATGAACGAGGCGATGAAACCAACTGCCCACATTCCCAGATCGTCGAAGGACAACAGCGCACGTTCCTTGTAGAGCTGGTAGATGCTGGCGCCGATCAGGGTCGGCATTGCCAGAAAAAAGGAGAACTCGGTCGCCGCCCGCCGTGACAGGCCGAAGAACAGGCCACCGATGATCGTCGCCCCCGAACGAGAGGTGCCCGGAATCAGCGCCAGCGCCTGCGCCAGGCCGAGCTTGAGGGCATCGACGGGCGACAGATCGTCGATCGATTCGATGCGGATGCAATGCTCCCGGCGCTCGGCCCAGAGAATCACCAGGCCACCGATGATGAAGGCCGCTGCCACCACCGGCGCATTGAACAGGTGCGCCTTGATCGCCTTGCCGAACAGCAGACCGAGGATCGCCAGCGGCAGGAACGCGATCAGGATGTTGAGCGCGAAGCGCTGCGCGGCAGGCTCATTCGGCAGTCCGCGGACGACGCTGCCGATCTTCGCCCGGTACTCCCAGCAGACCGCCAGCATCGCCCCCGACTGGATGACGATCTCGAACAGCTTGCCGCGCTCGTCGTTGAAGTCGAGCAGATCACCGGCGAGAATCAGGTGACCGGTCGAGGATACCGGCAGGAATTCGGTGATCCCTTCGACGATACCGAGAATCAGGGCTTTCAGCAGCAGCAGAGCATCCACAGCAGACTTTCAAAAAGCCAGCATTCTAGCACTCAGGGGCGGGTTGCCCGTTCGAGCGCCGTCAGCCAGGTGATCGCCTGTTGCCGATCGTCCCCGCACATCTCGTCCGAGGGCTGCAGCCCGGCACAGCAGCAAGGACGCTCAGGTCTGCCCCACAGACGGCAGCGGTAATCGCCGTCCAGGCTGGCGCAACGCTCGCCGGCCGCCTTGCCGCGCGGGTGCCCGGGCATCGGCGTGCTGATCGAGGGCGCGATGCAGCAGGCGCCACAGCCCGGGCGGCAGTCACCCGCGCGACGTGGCACTGCCGTGCGACGTTGCGTCGCGGTTGCCAGCCGCTGCTTCGCCCGCCGCTGCCTGGAAACCACCATGGCCAAGCCGACGTGACAGGGCTGCCGCCGTTTCCTTCGTCAGCTGCGCCGTCGGGCTGTCCCAGTCCATGTCGAAACTGCCGATGATGCCAAGCAGGGTCATCGCCGCCACCATACGGCCCGCGTGATTGAAGACCGGCGCACTGAAGCCGTTGACCCCGGGGGTGACGCTGCCGGCGGCGCGTGCGATGCCGTGCCGCCGGATCTCGTCGAGCTGCACCGCCAGCGCGGCGCGCAATGCTGCTGGCGCCGCCTGCCGTGCCGCGGCCGCCGCCTCGATCTCCGCATCGAGCATCCGGCGCAAGTAGGGCGAACGATAGAAGGCGGCAAAGGCAAGTCCGGTCGCCGACGAGATCAGCGGCAGCACGACACCGGTGCGCAGCGTCACGGTCACCGGCCCGCCGGCCTCCAGCCAGCGGACGCAGGTGGCACCGCGATTGCCCCACATCGCGAGGGCGACGGTCTCGCCGCTGCGCTCGCAGAGATCTTCGAGCAGCGGCCCCGCCAGCCGCACCGGGTCCAGCCGCGCCAGGCTGGCGAGTCCCAGTTCGAGGGCAAAGCCACCAAGGTCGTAACGCCCGGTATTGGCGTCCTGTTCGACGAGCCCCATGCGCATGAAGCTGACCAGGTAGCGACGCGCCTTGGCTGCCGGCATGCCGGCGCTGCGCGACAGGTCGCGCAACAGCATCGAGCGACCACTGCTCGCCAGTGCCTGCAGCAGCCGGGTACCAATCTCGACCGACTGGATACCCTGGCTCTGCCGGACGGGATCGCTGACCTCGGCTTCGGGCACGTCCCTGCCGACCGCGTCAGGCCAGCGCCTGCAGGGCCGCCGCGTAGTCCGGCTCGTCCTTGATCTCGCCGACGAGCTGGCTGTAGAGGACGCGATCATCGGCGTCGAGAACGACCACCGCACGCGCGGCAACGCCGGCCAGCGGCCCCTCGCTCAGGGCAACGCCGTAATCGGTGAGAAACTCCCGTCCACGCATGGTCGATAGCGTCACCACGTTGTCGAGCCCTTCGGCGCCGCAGAAACGGCTCTGGGCGAACGGCAGATCGGCCGAAATGCACAGCACGGCCACTCCCGGCAGCGCACTCGCCTCCTCGTTGAACTTGCGGACCGAGGTGGCGCAGGTGGGCGTGTCGATGCTGGGGAAGATGTTGAGAATCTTGCGCTGGCCAGCAAAGCTCTGCAACGTGACGTCGGCGAGGTTCTTGCCGACCAGCGAGAACGCCGGCGCCACCTGTCCTGGCTGCGGGAAACTGCCACTGAGCTGAAAGGGCTTGCCGCCCAGAGTCACTGTGCTTGTCATGTCGGATCCTGATCGGGAATGAGGGTTGGAGGGACCGGAGGACGCTGCCTGCCGTCTTCCCCGGTGCCCCTTGGTCATTATGGCATGGCCGAAGTTCAGCGGCCACGCCGAGAAAAGGATGTCTGCGGTGACGGCAGTGGCCGGCAGCCCGTCCTGAACACATTCCTGTCACCTGCCCGGCACCCCGACCGGCACCGGCAAACAGGCGGCATCGAGCGCGACCAGTCAGCGCAGCGCGCGCAGTCGCTTCTCGACGCCCACGACGACGTAGGCGACCACGCCCACAGCGCCAATCTCCAGCCACTCCCGCCGGCCGATCGGCGCGGTGGCAAACAGGCGGTTCATCAACGGCAGGTAGGTCAGTGCGAGCTGCAGCAGGGCCATCACCACGATGCCGTACCAGATCGCCGGGTTGGAGAAGAGCCCCAGCCGCACCGCGGAAAGCTTCAATGAGCGGCAGTTGAACAGGTACATTGCCTCGACGACGACAAAGACGTTGACGGCGACGGTTCGTGCCTCGGCGAGCGAATGGCCCTGGGCCAACTCGCGCAGGAACAGCCCGAAGGAACCGGCCAGCAGCAGCAGGCTGACGAGGACGATTCGCCAGACGAGCGCTGCGTCAAGGATCGGTGTTCCTGGCGGGCGCGGCGGGCGGCGCATGACGGCATGCTCGATGGGCTCGAAGGCCAGCATGAGGCCGAGAAAAACCGCCGTGGTCATGTTGATCCAGAGAATCTGCAGCGGCGTGATCGGCAGTGTCGCTCCGGCCAGGATCGCTGCCACGATCACCAGGCCCTCACCGAAGTTGGTCGGCAGTGTCCAGGTGATGAACTTCACCAGATTGTCGTAGACACCCCTCCCCTCCTCGACGGCGGCCTCGATGGCGGCGAAATCGTCATCGGTCAGAACCATTTCAGCGGCGTCCTTGGCCACTTCGGTGCCGCCCAGGCCCATGGCGATGCCAATGTCGGCCTGCTTCAGGGCTGGCGCGTCGTTCACCCCGTCGCCGGTCATCGCCACCACCTCGCCATTGGCCTGCAGCGCCTGTACCAGCCGCAGCTTCTGTGCCGGCTCGACGCGCGCGAAGACGTTGCTCCGGCGCACCACTTCGCGCAATGCCTCATCATCGAGCGCCGCCAGCTCGCGGCCGCTGATCGCCGTCTCGCCGGCCTTGGCGATCGCCATCTGCCGGGCAATCGAAAGTGCCGTGTTGGCGTGATCACCGGTGATCATCTTGACCGTGATGCCGGCTGCGTGACAGGTTCTGACGGCGGCAATCGCCTTCGGTCGCGGCGGGTCGACCATCCCCACCAAGCCGACGAACTCCAGGCCGGCGTCGGCACTGCTGGGGGTCAGTGAGCTGCCCGAAGCGGCGGCAAGGCGAGCCACGGCCAGCACCCGCAGACCCGCCGCCGCCATCGTCGCGGCAACGCCCTCGATTTCCTCGCGGCGCAGCGCTACATTCCGCCCGCTGCCGTCGAGCATGCTCAGCGATCGCGACAGCAGCTGTTCGAGCGCCCCCTTGAAATAGGCAACCCGCGCCCCCTCGATGTCGTGCAGGGTTGCCATGTACTGCCGTGTCGAATCGAAGGGAATCTCGTCCAGACGCGGAAACAACTTCTGCAACGTCCGCTCGTCGAGCCCCGCCTTGCGCGCAACGACGAGCAGCGCACCCTCGGTCGGGTCACCGACGATCTCCCAATGGCGGTTGCTCCGGTTCAGGCCGGCATCGTTGCACAGCGCCCCGGCCAGCAGGCACTCGCGCAACGCGCCGGCAACATCGCCACCATCGCCGATCATGCCAGTCGGCGAATAGCCGCTGCCGGTGACCGCAGTCCGTACGCCACCGGCGTAAATCTCGCGCACGGTCATCTGGTTCTCGGTCAGGGTGCCGGTCTTGTCCGAACAGATCACCGTTGTGCTGCCAAGGGTCTCGACCGCCGGCAGCTTGCGAATGATCGCCCGTCGCTTGGCCATGCGGGAAACGCCGATGGCCAGGGTGATCGTCATCGCCGCCGGCAGCCCTTCCGGAATCGCGCCAACCGCCAGTGCCACAGCTGCCATGAACATGGCGAACACCGACTCTCCCCTGCCGATGCCGACGGCAAAGGTCAGCCCGGCAAGCAGGCCGATTGCGACCAACAGCCAGTTGCTGAAGACCGCCATGCGGCGGGTCAGCGGCGTCGTCAGGTCAGGGGTCTCGGCGATCAGCCGCGAGATACGGCCGGTTTCGGTATGGTCGCCCGTCGCGACGACGACGCCGGCTCCCTGACCGCTGATCATCACGGTACCGGCGTAGGCCATGTTGCAGCGCTCGGCGAGCAGAGTGCTCTCCGGCAACGCGTCGCCGCCCTTGGCAACTGCCGTCGACTCGCCGGTCAGTGCCGCTTCGATGGCTTGCAGATCCCTGGCCCGGAACAGCCGCAGGTCGGCCGGCACCTTGTCACCCGCCGCCAGCAGAACGACATCGCCAGGTACAAGTTCGGTCGATGACAGGCGGTGCTTGCACCCCCCCCGCAGCACCGTGACCTCGCTCGTGACCGAACGGGCCAGCGCGGCCAGGGCGCTCTCGGCGCGGCCTTCCTGGATGAAGCCAATCACCGCGTTGACCACGGTGACGCCAAAAATCACGGCCGCGTCAACCCATTCACCGAGGACGGCAGTCACCACGCCGGCCAGTACCAGCACCAGCACCAACGGCTGCACGAACTGCAGCGCGAACCGCAGTATCGGTCCGCGGCTCGGGGCGGGCGTCAGCCGGTTCTCGCCGTGTTGCGAGCGGCGGCAGGCCGCTTCTGCGTCGTCGAGCCCCTGTTCGAAGCTGGCCGTCAGGCGCGCGGCCGCTTCCTCTGCCGGCAGCGAGTGCCAGGCGACATCCTGCAGCAATGACTTGCTCATCGGAAGGGAATTCTCCCGCGGAAACGTCCCGCGCCAACGTTGCTGTAGTATTCTAGCATTCGTCCCCCCGGCAGCCGGTGCCACTCCACGGAGCGGCCGCGCCGGCCTTCGCGCAAAGGGGGAACCTGGAGACAGACATCGCCATCTTGAACGGCAGGCTGCGGTGGCTCTCGGGAGCGAGAGCGGGGGCGCGACAGTGCGTACGCTGGCCGACGCCGATCGGCGTGGCAGCGTTGTTGCTGCTCGCCGTTGATGTACGGGCCCACAACATCGCCGATGACGACATGTCGTTCCCGCTGGCCACGGCAGTGCTGCCGGTCAACCCGGCGAACGCCGCCGCACCGCCTTCGCCGGAGGTTGCCAGCGCCCCCGGCGAGCACGAACCGGCGCCGCAATGGCTGTCGCCGGCCCCGCTGCCGGCAGTTCCCTCTCTGAATGAGGACGAATTCACCCCTCCCGTCGCCACGGCATCGCGCGTGCTGTTGCGAAGGCCTGGCAGGCAGGTGACGCCCGGCCCGGCAGCCGTCCCAGGCGGGACGTCAATCGCTGCCACCACAGGCCTCGTGCCGGCTGGGGAGGATATCCTGGCGACACTGAACAACCTGCAGCACACGGTCGCCGAACTGATCGTCGACACCACCAATGCGCGCGTCGGCCCGGGCGGAGACGTCAGTTTCTCTGTCGCCGGCATCGAGGGCTTTCACTACAGCGCCCGCGACGGTCAGGCCTCGATCGGGCACGGTGACCTCTCGCTGTCCGTCGTCGACCACACCGGCGACCGCCGGCAACCCGCTGCGGCGACGCGCCTGGCGCCTGCGATTCCCGCCAGCCACGATGTCAGTCCGCCGCTCCAGTTCATCGAACTCCTGCGAGAAGTGCTCGCCTATCCGCTGGTCTGGGTCCTCGCCTTCCTGCTGCTCGTTGCCCGGATCGCGCTGCTGATCGCCAGCCGACGTGCCCGGAAGCAGCGCCGCAGAAGACGTTCCGTCAGCCGGCAACCGGAGAGGCCGCAGAAGGTCCGCAAGCGCGTCCGCATCCGCATCCGGCAACGGCAACCGGTGATCGGTGTGCAGCAACCCCGGTAGTCGAGACAGCGCCGTCCCGGGCGTCGCCGCTGCCTCCCAGCGGCTTCATGGGAGACGCGCAAGTTACCGTTTTCAAACAGGATTCTTTGTTCGGCCACGGCCGGCGGCTTGCGGTATACTGGTGTCGACGCCGCTGCTTTCAGATCCCCGGCGGCCTGCGTTGCCCACTCTCAACTTCCCCAGGAATCCATCATGTTGCAGAAATCTGCGTCCTTCCCCGGAATTCAGGGCCCAATTGTCACGATCATCATGGATGGCTACGGCATTGCCAAGTCGGATGTCGGCAGCGCCATCGCCGCAGCCAGGAAGCCCACCCTGGACCGCCTGCTCACCACCTGTCCGAACGTCACCCTGCGCGCCCATGGCACGGCTGTCGGAATGCCTTCCGACGAGGACATGGGCAACTCCGAAGTCGGTCACAACGCCATCGGCGCCGGCCAGGTCTACAGCCAAGGCGCGGCGCTGGTCGCCGACGCCATCGCCGCGGGCTCGATCTGGCAAGGCGCAGCCTGGCAGCAGATCGTCGCCGGTGCGCGGGCCGGCCGCGGCGTCATCCACTTTCTCGGCCTCTTCTCGGACGGCAACGTCCACAGCCACATCGACCACCTGCGCGCGATGATCCAGCGCGCCAAGGAGGAAGGCGTGCCGGCTGTCCGCATCCATATCCTGCTTGACGGACGCGACGTTCCGGAAACCAGCGCCCTCGACTATGTCCTGCCGTTCGAGTCCTTCCTGGAAAAGATCAGTGACGCCGGCTTCGACGCCCGCGTCGCCTCCGGCGGTGGCCGCATGAGCATCACCATGGACCGCTACGAGGCCAACTGGAACATGGTCGAGCGCGGCTGGCAGACGCACGTCCGTGGGGAAGGCGAGCAGCACGAGAGTGCATCGCAGGCGATCAGTTCGCTGCGTGCGCGCTTTCCGGCAACGATCGATCAGGATCTGCCGCCTTTCGTGATCGCCAGCGGCGGGCGCCCGGTCGGCACGATCGAGGATGGTGACTCGGTCGTCTTCTTCAACTTCCGCGGTGACCGCGCGATCGAGATCACGCGCGCCTTCGAGGAAGCGGACTTCGACAAGTTCGACCGCGTCCGCGTACCGCAGGTGACCTACGCCGGAATGCTGCAGTACGATGGCGACCTCAAGCTGCCAAAGCGCTTCCTCGTCGATCCGCCGGCGATTCTCGATACCATGGGCGAGTGGTTTGCCAAGTCCGGAATCACCCAGTTCGCCTGTTCCGAAACGCAGAAGTTCGGGCACGTGACCTACTTCTGGAACGGCAACCGCTCGAACAGGTTCGATGGCGAGACCTACGAAGAGGTCCTCAGCGACGTCGTCCCCTTCGAGCAGCGGCCGTGGATGAAAGCGGCGGAAATCGCCGACGCGATGATCGCGGCCCTGAAGAGCGGGCGTTACCGCACCCTGCGCTGCAACTTCGCGAATGGCGACATGGTCGGCCACACCGGCCACTTCCGAGCCGCAACGATGGCCATCGAAGCGGTCGACCTGCAACTGGCGCGCATTCTGCCCGTCATCGACGCCATGGGCGGCGTTGCCCTGATCACGGCCGACCATGGCAACGCGGACGAGATGTACGAGATCGACAAGAAGACCGGACAGCCCGCGAGGAATGCGGACGGGTCGTTCAAGAGCAAGACCTCGCACACGCTCAACCCGGTACCACTGATCCTCTACGACAACGCGAGTGGCGGCCGGCTCGGTCTGGCGCAGACCGCCTCCGCAGGTCTGTCAAACATCGCCGCGACGATCGCCAACCTGCTTGGTTTCGAGAAACACGCCAAGTGGGACGAGAGCCTGCTGACCGTCCGCCAGGCTTAGAGAGGCGAGCTGCGAGCGGCCCGGCACCACGCCCATCGCCGCGCAAGGCCCGCGTCGCACGCGCGACGGATCGTCGGCCCTGCACCGCCGGCAGGGAGGCGGCAACCGCGTCGCAGTTGCCGCCTCTCATGCGTTGCGGCCGGTGGCTACTTGCTGACTCCCTCACCCGGGCGGACAATGCCGAGGAAGCTGTCCGCCTTCAGTGCCGCGCCGCCGATCAGGCCGCCGTCGATGTCCTTCTGCGCCAGCAGACCGGCAGCGTTCTCGGGTTTCATCGAACCGCCGTACTGAATGCTGATCGACTGGGCGACGCTGTCGCCGTAAAGCGTCGCCAGCAGGCCGCGTACGAAGGCGTGCGCCTGCTGTGCCTCGTCGTCGCTGGCGGTGACGCCGGTGCCGATGGCCCAGACCGGTTCGTAGGCGATCACCGTGGACAGCGCTTCGTCGGCTGAAAGGCCGGCGTAGGCGCCGTTGACCTGTTTCGTCAGGACACTTTCAAGCCGGCCTTCCTGGCGCTCGGAGAGTGTCTCGCCAATGCAGATGATCGGCTTCATTGCCAACGACAGGACCTTCCTGACCTTCCTGTTCACCGTTTCGTCAGTCTCGCCGAAGTAGCTGCGCTGCTCGGAGTGACCAACGATCACGTAGTCGACACCGATCTCCTTCAGCATGTCGGCGCTGACCTTGCCGGTGAAAGCGCCCTGGTTTTCCCAGTGCACATCCTGCGCGGCGAGCTTGACGTTGCTCCCCTGCAGCACTTCGGCCACTTTCGCCAGAGCGAGATGGGTCGGGGCGATCGCGACGACCACCTGCTTGATGTCCCTGGCGGCAGCGACCACTTCAGCAGCCAGCTTGACTGAATCGGCAACGGTCTTGTTCATCTTCCAGTTGCCGGCGATTACGATTTTGCGCATGTTGTTCCTCGATGTTGTATTGCGGG
This genomic interval carries:
- a CDS encoding HAD-IC family P-type ATPase; its protein translation is MSKSLLQDVAWHSLPAEEAAARLTASFEQGLDDAEAACRRSQHGENRLTPAPSRGPILRFALQFVQPLVLVLVLAGVVTAVLGEWVDAAVIFGVTVVNAVIGFIQEGRAESALAALARSVTSEVTVLRGGCKHRLSSTELVPGDVVLLAAGDKVPADLRLFRARDLQAIEAALTGESTAVAKGGDALPESTLLAERCNMAYAGTVMISGQGAGVVVATGDHTETGRISRLIAETPDLTTPLTRRMAVFSNWLLVAIGLLAGLTFAVGIGRGESVFAMFMAAVALAVGAIPEGLPAAMTITLAIGVSRMAKRRAIIRKLPAVETLGSTTVICSDKTGTLTENQMTVREIYAGGVRTAVTGSGYSPTGMIGDGGDVAGALRECLLAGALCNDAGLNRSNRHWEIVGDPTEGALLVVARKAGLDERTLQKLFPRLDEIPFDSTRQYMATLHDIEGARVAYFKGALEQLLSRSLSMLDGSGRNVALRREEIEGVAATMAAAGLRVLAVARLAAASGSSLTPSSADAGLEFVGLVGMVDPPRPKAIAAVRTCHAAGITVKMITGDHANTALSIARQMAIAKAGETAISGRELAALDDEALREVVRRSNVFARVEPAQKLRLVQALQANGEVVAMTGDGVNDAPALKQADIGIAMGLGGTEVAKDAAEMVLTDDDFAAIEAAVEEGRGVYDNLVKFITWTLPTNFGEGLVIVAAILAGATLPITPLQILWINMTTAVFLGLMLAFEPIEHAVMRRPPRPPGTPILDAALVWRIVLVSLLLLAGSFGLFLRELAQGHSLAEARTVAVNVFVVVEAMYLFNCRSLKLSAVRLGLFSNPAIWYGIVVMALLQLALTYLPLMNRLFATAPIGRREWLEIGAVGVVAYVVVGVEKRLRALR
- a CDS encoding triose-phosphate isomerase, with the protein product MRKIVIAGNWKMNKTVADSVKLAAEVVAAARDIKQVVVAIAPTHLALAKVAEVLQGSNVKLAAQDVHWENQGAFTGKVSADMLKEIGVDYVIVGHSEQRSYFGETDETVNRKVRKVLSLAMKPIICIGETLSERQEGRLESVLTKQVNGAYAGLSADEALSTVIAYEPVWAIGTGVTASDDEAQQAHAFVRGLLATLYGDSVAQSISIQYGGSMKPENAAGLLAQKDIDGGLIGGAALKADSFLGIVRPGEGVSK
- a CDS encoding 2,3-bisphosphoglycerate-independent phosphoglycerate mutase, yielding MLQKSASFPGIQGPIVTIIMDGYGIAKSDVGSAIAAARKPTLDRLLTTCPNVTLRAHGTAVGMPSDEDMGNSEVGHNAIGAGQVYSQGAALVADAIAAGSIWQGAAWQQIVAGARAGRGVIHFLGLFSDGNVHSHIDHLRAMIQRAKEEGVPAVRIHILLDGRDVPETSALDYVLPFESFLEKISDAGFDARVASGGGRMSITMDRYEANWNMVERGWQTHVRGEGEQHESASQAISSLRARFPATIDQDLPPFVIASGGRPVGTIEDGDSVVFFNFRGDRAIEITRAFEEADFDKFDRVRVPQVTYAGMLQYDGDLKLPKRFLVDPPAILDTMGEWFAKSGITQFACSETQKFGHVTYFWNGNRSNRFDGETYEEVLSDVVPFEQRPWMKAAEIADAMIAALKSGRYRTLRCNFANGDMVGHTGHFRAATMAIEAVDLQLARILPVIDAMGGVALITADHGNADEMYEIDKKTGQPARNADGSFKSKTSHTLNPVPLILYDNASGGRLGLAQTASAGLSNIAATIANLLGFEKHAKWDESLLTVRQA